A single window of Achromobacter xylosoxidans DNA harbors:
- a CDS encoding cytochrome oxidase small assembly protein, with protein MTPEQRRRNKIAGLVLLVFVIAVFAWTVFRGSALLAGKAIGG; from the coding sequence ATGACCCCCGAGCAGCGCCGACGCAACAAGATCGCAGGACTGGTTCTGCTGGTATTCGTCATCGCCGTGTTCGCCTGGACCGTGTTCCGCGGTTCGGCGCTGCTGGCGGGCAAGGCCATCGGCGGCTAG